The following are encoded together in the Bacillus cereus group sp. RP43 genome:
- the fdhF gene encoding formate dehydrogenase subunit alpha has translation MTEQTVRVTVDGKEFFASGEKTILQLFNESDLEHPQICHVPEVDPIQTCDTCIVEVNGSLLRACSTKLEDGMHIERQSERAKEAQTEAMDRILENHLLYCTVCDNNNGNCKVHNTVDMMGIEEQKYPYEPKVSACEVDTSHPFYRYDPNQCIACGQCVEVCQNLQVNETLSIDWSLDRPRVIWDNGVSINDSSCVSCGQCVTVCPCNALMEKTMLGEAGFMTGLKPDVLNPMIDFVKDVEPGYSSILAVSEVESAMRKTKINKTKTVCTFCGVGCSFEVWTKDRQILKVQPVSDAPVNGISTCVKGKFGWDFVNSEERITKPLIRQGDMFVEVSWEEALEVVASNMQHIKSEYGSDAFGFISSSKVTNEENYLMQKLARQIYGTNNVDNCSRYCQSPATDGLFKTVGMGGDAGTVKDIAEAGLVIIVGANPTEGHPVLATRVKRAHKLHEQKLIVADLRKHEMAERADIFVHPSQGTDYVWLAGITKYIIDQDWHDKKFIAENVKNFDEYSKMLEKYTLDYTEKITGISKDNLKEMARMVYEADGTCVLWGMGVTQNTGGSTTSAAISNLLLVTGNYRRPGAGAYPLRGHNNVQGACDMATLPNWLPGYQAVSDDVHRAKFEKAYGTTIPKEPGLNNIAMLLAAEEGKLRGMYVMGEEMALVDSNANHVQHILANLDFLVVQDMFLSKTARFADVILPAAPSLEKEGTFTNTERRIQRLYEVLKPLGDSKPDWWILQKVARALGGDWNYGSPSEIMDEIASLAPLYSQATYDRLEGWNSLCWGSHDGSDTPLLYVDGFNFPDKLARLSLDEWVPPVVAPDEYDLLLNNGRMLEHFHEGNMTNKSAGILSKVSEVFVEISPELAKERNVKDGGLVELASPFGKIKVQALVTDRVTGNELYLPMHATVNEEAINILTGTATDIYTCTPAYKQTMVKLRVLREKGNRPLPSSNPRDKKRHPQNGVEIEQKWQRKQYVSLVDQN, from the coding sequence ATGACAGAACAGACAGTCCGTGTAACCGTTGATGGTAAAGAATTTTTCGCATCAGGTGAAAAGACGATACTCCAATTATTTAACGAAAGTGATTTAGAACATCCTCAAATTTGTCATGTACCAGAGGTAGATCCTATTCAAACTTGTGATACATGTATTGTAGAAGTGAATGGAAGTTTACTGCGTGCCTGTTCAACGAAGTTGGAAGATGGTATGCATATTGAGAGGCAATCGGAACGTGCGAAGGAAGCACAAACTGAAGCGATGGATCGAATATTAGAGAATCATTTATTGTACTGTACGGTATGTGATAATAATAATGGTAACTGTAAAGTCCACAATACAGTAGATATGATGGGAATTGAAGAACAGAAATATCCATATGAACCGAAAGTAAGTGCATGCGAAGTGGATACGTCGCATCCATTCTATCGATACGATCCAAATCAATGTATTGCTTGTGGGCAGTGTGTAGAAGTATGCCAAAATTTACAAGTGAATGAAACTTTATCGATTGATTGGAGTTTAGACCGTCCGCGTGTTATTTGGGACAATGGTGTGAGTATAAATGACTCGTCTTGTGTTAGCTGTGGGCAATGTGTAACAGTTTGTCCTTGTAATGCATTAATGGAAAAAACGATGCTAGGAGAAGCTGGATTTATGACTGGTTTAAAACCAGATGTGCTAAATCCAATGATTGATTTTGTAAAAGATGTAGAGCCTGGATATAGCAGTATTTTAGCAGTCTCAGAAGTAGAGTCCGCGATGCGTAAGACGAAAATTAATAAGACAAAAACAGTTTGTACATTTTGTGGTGTAGGTTGTTCATTTGAAGTATGGACGAAAGATCGACAAATTTTAAAAGTGCAACCTGTTTCAGATGCACCGGTTAATGGTATTTCCACATGTGTAAAAGGCAAATTTGGATGGGACTTTGTGAACAGTGAAGAGCGTATTACAAAGCCGTTAATTCGCCAAGGGGATATGTTTGTTGAGGTTTCATGGGAAGAGGCTCTTGAAGTTGTTGCATCTAATATGCAACATATTAAATCAGAATATGGTAGCGATGCGTTTGGGTTTATTTCTTCTTCGAAAGTAACAAATGAAGAAAACTATCTTATGCAAAAACTAGCTCGTCAAATATATGGAACAAATAATGTAGATAACTGTTCCCGTTATTGCCAATCTCCAGCAACAGACGGTTTATTTAAAACTGTTGGTATGGGCGGAGATGCTGGAACAGTGAAAGATATTGCTGAAGCAGGTCTTGTTATTATTGTTGGTGCAAATCCAACAGAAGGTCATCCTGTACTTGCAACTAGAGTAAAGCGTGCTCATAAATTACACGAGCAAAAATTGATTGTAGCAGACCTTCGTAAACATGAAATGGCAGAGCGTGCTGATATATTTGTTCACCCGAGTCAAGGAACGGATTATGTATGGCTTGCTGGTATTACGAAATATATTATTGATCAAGATTGGCATGATAAAAAGTTCATAGCTGAAAATGTAAAGAATTTTGATGAATATAGCAAAATGCTAGAAAAGTATACGCTTGATTATACTGAGAAAATTACAGGGATTTCTAAAGATAATCTTAAAGAGATGGCTCGTATGGTATATGAAGCAGATGGTACTTGTGTACTTTGGGGAATGGGTGTAACTCAAAATACAGGAGGAAGTACAACGTCAGCTGCAATTTCAAATTTACTGCTTGTTACGGGCAACTATCGTCGTCCTGGTGCAGGTGCGTATCCGTTACGCGGACATAATAACGTACAAGGTGCTTGTGATATGGCAACATTACCGAACTGGCTTCCAGGTTATCAAGCAGTTTCAGATGATGTGCATCGTGCGAAATTTGAAAAAGCATACGGTACTACCATTCCGAAAGAACCGGGACTAAATAATATCGCAATGTTACTAGCAGCGGAAGAAGGAAAACTGCGCGGTATGTATGTTATGGGAGAAGAAATGGCTTTAGTAGATTCAAATGCCAACCATGTACAACATATTTTAGCGAATTTAGACTTCCTCGTTGTTCAAGATATGTTTTTATCGAAAACAGCTCGTTTTGCCGATGTTATTTTACCGGCAGCACCAAGCTTAGAAAAAGAAGGAACATTTACAAATACCGAACGTCGTATTCAAAGATTGTATGAAGTGTTGAAGCCACTTGGTGATTCTAAGCCAGATTGGTGGATTTTACAAAAAGTAGCTCGTGCACTTGGCGGAGACTGGAATTATGGAAGTCCAAGTGAAATTATGGATGAAATTGCATCGCTTGCTCCGTTATACTCACAAGCAACGTATGACCGTTTAGAAGGCTGGAATAGTTTATGCTGGGGTAGCCATGATGGTAGCGATACACCATTATTATATGTAGATGGATTTAACTTCCCGGATAAGCTAGCTCGTTTATCATTAGATGAATGGGTACCACCAGTAGTAGCACCAGATGAGTATGATTTACTATTAAATAATGGCCGTATGCTAGAGCATTTCCATGAAGGAAATATGACGAATAAGTCAGCTGGTATTTTATCTAAAGTGTCTGAAGTATTTGTTGAAATTTCACCTGAACTTGCTAAAGAACGTAATGTGAAAGATGGTGGTCTTGTAGAATTAGCATCACCATTTGGAAAGATTAAAGTACAAGCGCTTGTTACAGATCGTGTAACTGGAAATGAGTTATATTTGCCGATGCATGCGACAGTAAATGAAGAGGCAATCAATATTTTAACAGGAACAGCGACAGACATTTATACGTGTACACCAGCTTATAAACAAACGATGGTGAAACTGCGCGTATTACGTGAAAAAGGAAATCGTCCGTTACCATCTTCAAACCCGAGAGATAAAAAACGTCATCCGCAAAATGGTGTTGAAATCGAGCAAAAGTGGCAAAGAAAACAATACGTATCACTTGTGGACCAGAATTAG
- the fdhD gene encoding formate dehydrogenase accessory sulfurtransferase FdhD: MGPIQETYTIVRYQSGTFSKQTDEVVTESPITIKLNNEEYVTVVCTPNYIEDMVIGFLISEGIISSYKDIEELWIQKENGIVHVKSSKINPLYQTLYNKRYVTSCCGKSRQGFVFVNDAAKAKKLHDIHITITPEECFHLMTSLQQSSTTFRQTGGVHNTALCDRNNILLSRMDIGRHNALDKIYGHCLRNNISVQGKIIAFSGRISSEILLKVSKIGCEIVLSKSAPTKLALQLAHDLGITVVGFIRNGSCNIYTHPERIDGYQSNN; encoded by the coding sequence ATGGGGCCTATTCAAGAAACATATACCATTGTACGCTATCAATCTGGTACATTTTCAAAACAAACCGATGAGGTTGTTACAGAATCTCCTATTACAATTAAATTAAATAACGAAGAATACGTAACAGTTGTATGCACTCCTAATTACATTGAAGATATGGTAATCGGTTTTTTAATTTCTGAAGGAATTATTTCTTCTTATAAAGATATTGAAGAATTATGGATCCAAAAAGAAAACGGAATCGTCCATGTAAAATCATCAAAAATTAATCCACTCTATCAAACCTTATATAATAAACGGTACGTAACTTCTTGTTGCGGGAAAAGTAGACAAGGTTTTGTTTTCGTCAACGATGCAGCAAAAGCAAAAAAATTACATGATATACATATAACTATTACTCCGGAAGAATGTTTTCACCTAATGACTTCCTTACAACAATCTTCAACTACATTTCGCCAAACGGGTGGTGTGCATAATACCGCTCTATGTGATCGAAATAACATTCTTTTATCAAGAATGGATATCGGAAGACATAATGCGCTAGATAAAATATACGGTCATTGTTTACGAAACAATATATCTGTTCAAGGGAAAATCATTGCGTTTAGCGGACGCATCTCATCTGAAATTTTGTTAAAGGTTTCAAAAATAGGTTGCGAAATTGTTCTATCTAAATCAGCTCCAACTAAACTAGCTCTGCAACTCGCCCATGATTTAGGTATTACCGTAGTAGGATTTATTCGAAATGGATCTTGCAATATTTATACACATCCAGAACGAATCGATGGTTATCAATCGAACAATTAA
- a CDS encoding GNAT family N-acetyltransferase gives MEIRLLTTEDAEIYLKVCMEGLTKNPEAFSSSYEDVLKHENPVAAMAKRLSNPDKYTLGVFKDNDLVGIATLETKPFIKQEHKAKIGSVFVSPKARGLGAGRALIKAIIENADKLHVEQLMLDVVADNTAAKKLYESLGFQTYGVQERSLKHNGQYWDEEHMVLFLNN, from the coding sequence ATGGAAATTCGCTTATTAACAACAGAGGACGCAGAAATTTATTTGAAAGTTTGTATGGAAGGTTTAACGAAAAACCCTGAGGCTTTTAGCTCTTCTTATGAAGATGTTCTTAAACATGAAAACCCTGTCGCTGCTATGGCAAAGCGATTAAGCAATCCGGATAAGTATACTCTAGGTGTCTTCAAAGATAATGATTTAGTCGGTATTGCTACTCTAGAAACAAAGCCATTTATTAAGCAAGAGCATAAGGCAAAAATCGGCTCCGTTTTTGTTTCTCCAAAAGCGCGTGGTCTCGGTGCAGGACGAGCTTTAATTAAAGCGATTATTGAAAATGCCGATAAATTACATGTAGAACAGCTCATGCTTGATGTTGTTGCTGATAACACTGCTGCAAAAAAATTATATGAGTCCCTTGGCTTCCAAACTTACGGCGTGCAAGAACGGTCCTTAAAACATAATGGCCAATATTGGGACGAAGAGCATATGGTTTTATTCTTAAATAATTAA
- a CDS encoding response regulator transcription factor, producing the protein MVKILLVDDEERMLRLLDLFLSPRGYFCMKATSGLEALEVIEQKDFDIILLDVMMPNMDGWDTCYQIRQISNVPIIMLTARNQNYDMVKGLTMGADDYITKPFDEHVLVARIEAILRRTKKDGFVSFNGIEWDKTKHTVTVYNEKISLTPIEFSLLGLFLQNTNRAYSRDDLIEKIWGYQTDIEYRTIDSHIRNIRDKLRKKGFPVEDYLETVYKVGYKWKNE; encoded by the coding sequence ATGGTGAAAATTTTATTAGTAGACGATGAAGAACGTATGTTACGATTATTAGATCTGTTCTTAAGCCCTCGCGGCTATTTTTGTATGAAAGCTACTTCTGGCCTTGAAGCGCTAGAAGTAATCGAACAGAAGGACTTCGATATTATTTTATTAGATGTTATGATGCCGAATATGGATGGGTGGGATACTTGCTATCAAATCCGTCAAATTTCCAACGTTCCAATTATTATGCTAACAGCTCGCAACCAAAATTATGATATGGTCAAAGGTCTGACTATGGGAGCAGATGACTACATTACAAAACCATTCGATGAGCATGTATTAGTCGCGCGAATCGAGGCTATATTACGTCGCACAAAGAAAGATGGCTTTGTTAGCTTCAATGGTATTGAGTGGGATAAAACAAAACATACTGTTACAGTTTATAATGAAAAAATCTCACTAACTCCTATTGAATTTTCGTTGCTCGGACTATTTTTACAAAATACAAACCGTGCCTACAGCCGAGACGATTTAATAGAAAAAATTTGGGGCTATCAAACAGACATCGAATACAGAACTATCGATTCACATATTCGTAATATACGGGATAAGTTACGCAAAAAAGGATTTCCAGTTGAAGATTACTTAGAAACTGTCTATAAAGTCGGATATAAATGGAAAAATGAATAA
- a CDS encoding ATP-binding protein gives MSKLSLKVGTYFLILALCIETIAFVSFYKNLSNIRIEEETLALLEKGNRYSKMIKNRAKWGAYSKEKKLTESAEHSKRPKRAVYPEFDINTEAEHLVESELIANSDIAIIITDNNGKIISTSEPVTKEMQKQLTCKTETIPEGGLIVEKNWKKSKFISTVSPLEIQGFQGKLYMLLKTSFLENMLLKLMNQFLIISVLTIILTTISVFVFSRVITEPLIKMKRATEKMSKLNKPIQLGIKRNDELGSLAKTIEDLSSELTYMKKERNEFLASVAHELLTPLTYMKGYAKVAKRDSLTKEEREEYLQIIEDETDSVTDLVQDLFMLVQLEQHQFVIKKQKVILKPFLERMVEKTKTTLTNKQMQLHVHCKDDLEVCIDERRMEQVMLNLLHNAYQHSPENTSIIIRVLTSTNTFTISVQDEGEGIPKEDIPHVFDRFYRVDKSRTRATGGKGIGLAVAKEIVELHNGSIEVKSELEVGTEFIIELPFV, from the coding sequence ATGAGCAAACTTTCCCTTAAAGTTGGGACATACTTTTTAATATTAGCTTTATGTATTGAAACAATTGCCTTCGTATCTTTTTATAAGAACCTTTCAAACATACGCATTGAAGAGGAAACTCTTGCTCTTTTAGAGAAAGGAAATCGCTATAGTAAAATGATTAAAAACCGCGCGAAGTGGGGTGCATATTCTAAAGAAAAGAAACTCACAGAAAGCGCTGAACACAGTAAACGGCCTAAACGTGCTGTGTACCCCGAGTTTGATATCAACACTGAGGCTGAACACTTAGTTGAATCAGAATTAATTGCTAACTCTGATATAGCTATCATTATAACAGACAATAACGGCAAAATTATTTCTACCTCAGAACCCGTAACGAAAGAAATGCAAAAACAACTTACTTGTAAAACAGAGACTATCCCAGAAGGTGGATTAATCGTTGAAAAAAACTGGAAAAAATCAAAATTCATCTCAACAGTAAGCCCGCTGGAAATTCAAGGATTTCAAGGTAAGTTATATATGTTATTAAAGACATCTTTCTTAGAAAATATGTTACTTAAACTCATGAATCAATTTCTTATCATTAGTGTTTTGACAATTATTTTAACTACTATTTCTGTCTTTGTTTTTTCTCGTGTTATTACAGAACCGCTTATAAAAATGAAGCGGGCGACAGAAAAAATGTCAAAATTAAATAAGCCGATTCAATTAGGAATTAAACGAAATGATGAACTTGGAAGCTTAGCAAAAACGATTGAAGATTTATCTAGTGAACTTACGTATATGAAAAAAGAACGAAACGAATTTCTCGCTAGTGTAGCGCATGAATTACTAACTCCATTAACCTATATGAAAGGTTATGCAAAGGTAGCAAAAAGAGATTCTCTAACGAAAGAAGAACGTGAAGAATACTTACAAATCATTGAAGACGAAACGGATAGTGTAACCGATCTCGTACAAGATTTATTTATGCTTGTACAATTAGAGCAACACCAGTTTGTTATAAAAAAACAAAAAGTAATTCTTAAACCATTTTTAGAACGAATGGTTGAAAAAACAAAAACAACATTAACAAACAAACAAATGCAACTCCATGTACATTGCAAAGATGATTTAGAAGTTTGCATAGACGAAAGACGTATGGAACAAGTTATGTTAAATTTATTACACAATGCTTATCAACATTCACCAGAAAACACTTCTATAATAATACGTGTACTAACCAGTACGAATACTTTTACAATAAGTGTACAAGATGAAGGTGAAGGTATTCCAAAAGAAGATATCCCACATGTTTTTGATCGCTTTTACCGTGTCGATAAATCCAGAACACGAGCTACAGGTGGAAAAGGTATCGGACTGGCTGTTGCAAAAGAAATTGTAGAACTTCATAATGGTTCTATTGAAGTTAAAAGCGAATTAGAAGTCGGAACAGAATTTATAATTGAATTACCATTTGTATAA
- a CDS encoding GNAT family N-acetyltransferase — protein sequence MDIHVLTKDEAEIYLELRVEGLKQNPEAFSSSYEDIINKECAIEYKAQKLAQDENYTLGAFKDGELIGVATLETKPYVKQEHKAKIGSVYVSPKARGLGAGKALIKECLELAKSLEVEQVMLDVVVGNDGAKKLYESLGFKTFGVQERSLKYNGQYWDEEHMVLFLDEEEK from the coding sequence TTGGATATCCATGTATTAACAAAAGACGAAGCAGAAATTTACTTAGAACTTCGAGTAGAAGGGTTAAAACAAAACCCGGAAGCTTTCAGCTCTTCTTATGAAGATATTATTAATAAAGAGTGTGCTATTGAATATAAAGCCCAAAAATTAGCACAAGACGAGAACTATACACTAGGTGCATTTAAAGATGGAGAATTAATCGGAGTTGCAACACTGGAAACGAAACCATATGTAAAACAAGAACATAAAGCGAAAATTGGTTCAGTATACGTGTCTCCAAAAGCACGCGGACTTGGAGCGGGAAAAGCACTTATTAAAGAATGTCTTGAGCTTGCTAAATCTTTAGAAGTAGAGCAAGTTATGCTTGATGTTGTTGTTGGCAACGATGGTGCAAAAAAACTTTACGAGTCATTAGGGTTTAAAACATTTGGTGTGCAAGAACGTTCATTAAAATATAACGGACAATATTGGGATGAAGAGCATATGGTTCTTTTCCTAGATGAAGAAGAAAAATAA
- a CDS encoding aminotransferase class I/II-fold pyridoxal phosphate-dependent enzyme, translating into MLELTPNLNANSKTALYVQLYEYIKKEIKDGTIPAVTKLPAKRKLATYLQVSKNTVEAAYEQLLAEGYIESISRKGYFVCEIEKMIHVEGSEEVIGEAPFQDKKYKFDFTQTGVDTNTFPFRVYRKITNEVWQFENKDLLFIGHPQGEVSLREEIASYLYESRGVRCVASQIVIGAGTQILVKMLFQLLKGSRYAVENPGYHRKMVVFEQGEQNVQMLSLDGDGIRMSQLADSHANVVFVTPSHQFPYGMIMPITRRMQLLQWAKKEEGRYIIEDDYDSEFRYSGKPIPALQGLDRDGKVIYMGTLSKALLPSLRMSYMVLPKSLIKQYQERYLFYTQSVSRIDQEIIRKFLNDGHWEKHIHKMRVVYRKKRDRLVSVLEKYFSNRIEVIGEDSGLHILLKVHNGMEEKELMEAAAKWSIKVYPVSMYYKEGTSPENTVLLGFATLLEEEIEEAIQLLYTAWFTRK; encoded by the coding sequence GTGTTAGAATTAACGCCTAATTTGAATGCAAATAGTAAAACGGCATTGTATGTACAATTGTATGAGTATATAAAAAAAGAGATTAAAGATGGAACGATTCCGGCTGTTACGAAATTACCGGCTAAGAGGAAGCTGGCGACATATTTACAAGTGAGTAAAAATACAGTTGAAGCTGCTTATGAGCAACTTCTTGCCGAAGGATATATTGAGTCGATTTCTAGAAAAGGTTATTTTGTATGTGAAATCGAGAAAATGATTCATGTGGAAGGCAGCGAAGAGGTAATAGGAGAAGCGCCTTTTCAAGATAAGAAGTATAAATTTGATTTCACTCAAACGGGTGTGGATACTAATACTTTTCCGTTTCGTGTATATCGAAAAATTACGAATGAGGTATGGCAATTTGAAAATAAAGATTTACTTTTTATTGGACATCCGCAAGGGGAGGTAAGTTTGCGAGAAGAAATCGCGAGCTATTTGTATGAATCTAGAGGTGTACGATGCGTAGCTAGTCAAATTGTAATAGGAGCGGGTACGCAAATATTAGTAAAAATGTTATTTCAGTTGTTAAAGGGGAGTCGTTATGCGGTTGAGAACCCTGGGTATCATCGGAAAATGGTTGTTTTTGAGCAAGGGGAACAAAATGTACAAATGTTATCTTTAGATGGAGATGGAATTCGTATGTCACAGTTAGCTGATAGTCATGCAAATGTTGTATTTGTTACACCTTCGCATCAGTTTCCTTACGGGATGATTATGCCAATTACGAGAAGAATGCAGCTTTTACAATGGGCGAAAAAAGAAGAAGGAAGATATATTATTGAAGATGATTATGATAGTGAATTCCGCTATTCAGGAAAGCCGATTCCAGCGCTGCAAGGATTAGATAGAGACGGGAAAGTAATTTATATGGGGACGCTCTCTAAAGCGCTATTGCCATCCTTACGGATGAGTTATATGGTGTTGCCAAAATCCCTCATTAAGCAGTATCAGGAGCGATATTTATTTTACACACAAAGCGTTTCAAGAATAGATCAAGAGATCATTAGGAAATTTTTAAATGACGGGCATTGGGAAAAGCATATTCATAAAATGCGTGTTGTGTATCGAAAGAAGAGAGACCGTCTTGTTTCTGTATTAGAAAAATATTTTTCTAATCGCATTGAAGTAATAGGGGAAGATTCGGGCCTACATATTTTATTAAAAGTGCATAATGGGATGGAAGAGAAAGAATTAATGGAAGCTGCAGCTAAATGGAGTATTAAAGTGTATCCTGTTTCGATGTATTATAAGGAAGGGACTTCTCCCGAAAATACAGTATTGCTTGGATTTGCGACTTTATTAGAGGAAGAAATTGAAGAGGCAATTCAATTATTATATACAGCATGGTTTACAAGAAAGTAA
- a CDS encoding DMT family transporter — protein sequence MNNGRRIGLMMIITGATLWGLSGPMIQWLFQHTNVSSLDFLTIRLLLAGIFILAFLLIKKQNIFHIWKHPKHFIQLIIFSILGMLGAQYAFIETVHISNAVTATLFQFLGPVLITIYVAFEQKKFPASMQILAIITALTGTYFIITNGSIENIVLSKAAITFGLLTAIGFAFYTLHPASLIKECGTTIVIGWGMLIGGIALLICNRSFGWNQISQTFTLQTFSMLILIIISGTLSFLLYIGSLKYLAATETSILSSIEPLVAAIVSIAWLNESFGAYQLLGGVCIVLSVIFLTMPQKEREPTFSTEQI from the coding sequence ATGAACAATGGTAGACGCATTGGACTTATGATGATTATTACAGGAGCTACCCTATGGGGATTGTCTGGTCCCATGATTCAGTGGCTATTTCAACATACTAACGTATCATCACTTGATTTTTTAACGATTCGCCTGTTACTCGCAGGAATATTCATTTTGGCTTTCTTGCTTATTAAAAAACAAAACATATTTCACATTTGGAAACATCCTAAACACTTTATACAACTTATAATTTTCTCTATTCTTGGCATGCTTGGTGCACAGTACGCTTTTATCGAAACAGTTCATATTAGTAATGCCGTAACGGCAACACTATTTCAATTTCTAGGTCCTGTTCTTATTACAATTTACGTTGCGTTTGAGCAAAAGAAATTCCCTGCTTCTATGCAAATACTCGCAATTATAACTGCTCTAACAGGGACATACTTTATTATTACAAACGGTTCAATTGAAAATATTGTTTTATCTAAAGCAGCTATTACTTTCGGCCTATTAACAGCGATTGGTTTTGCGTTTTATACCCTTCATCCTGCTTCTCTTATTAAAGAATGTGGAACAACTATAGTAATTGGCTGGGGAATGTTAATTGGAGGGATTGCATTGCTTATTTGTAATCGCTCTTTTGGATGGAATCAGATTTCGCAAACTTTCACACTTCAAACTTTTTCTATGCTTATTCTTATCATTATAAGTGGCACTCTTTCTTTCCTTCTCTATATCGGGAGTCTTAAATATTTAGCAGCAACAGAAACAAGTATTTTATCTAGCATTGAACCACTTGTAGCTGCCATCGTTTCAATCGCTTGGCTTAATGAATCTTTTGGAGCATATCAATTATTAGGCGGAGTATGTATCGTCCTTTCTGTTATTTTCTTAACAATGCCTCAAAAAGAGAGAGAACCAACCTTTTCAACTGAACAAATATAA
- a CDS encoding DUF4871 domain-containing protein — MKKIGTMLLFSFLITGCVQVQPDSNVPKKEVLETSSSQINEPSFFHLSVLKDVNWEEAPSFVEGKIPLKGIEGKIAVADSSIIANEQNEIMWFFLDPEMPTGKLSIIALKQGTTTPTPVLFQKETSKQTWTTSNTVDTTVKELPLVMSLPSSGLWVLNIYVNERYYDQFVINAE; from the coding sequence ATGAAAAAAATCGGAACTATGCTACTTTTCTCCTTCCTCATTACTGGCTGTGTGCAAGTGCAACCCGATTCAAATGTACCTAAAAAAGAAGTACTAGAAACATCATCCTCTCAAATTAACGAACCTTCCTTTTTTCATCTTAGTGTCTTAAAAGATGTAAATTGGGAAGAAGCGCCGTCATTCGTAGAAGGAAAAATTCCTTTAAAAGGAATTGAAGGGAAAATCGCAGTGGCTGATAGCTCTATTATCGCAAATGAACAAAATGAAATAATGTGGTTCTTCCTAGATCCTGAAATGCCAACTGGAAAACTATCTATTATTGCGTTAAAACAAGGAACTACAACTCCAACACCAGTACTCTTTCAAAAAGAAACCTCCAAACAAACTTGGACTACTTCAAATACAGTCGATACAACCGTAAAGGAACTCCCTCTCGTAATGTCACTACCTTCATCTGGATTATGGGTATTAAACATATATGTGAATGAAAGATATTATGATCAATTTGTAATCAATGCCGAATAA